In Merismopedia glauca CCAP 1448/3, the following are encoded in one genomic region:
- a CDS encoding cytosolic protein, whose translation MNEPQTEFDTPWKDILQQYFADFILFFFPEAYVEIDWSRGFEFLDNELQQVVRDAELGRRLVDKLVKIYRLDGEEAWVLIHVEVQSQEESNFAERMFVYNYRIYDRYQRSVASLAVLGDERSNWRPNQFGYQLFGCEVRFQFPIVKLLDYNQRWSELEVSRNPFATVVMAHLKALETRTDRNERKQWKLNLSKRLYEQGYERQDIINLFKFIDWMMTLSEELQQQFERELNQYEEAQKMPYISNFERRAIQKGIEQGIEQGIEQGIEQGIEQSKAEMKQVLLESIEVNLELKFGSMGLSLLPEISQIEDMEQLRAIQRRMKTVNTLDELRHIYRSN comes from the coding sequence ATGAATGAACCGCAAACCGAGTTTGATACGCCTTGGAAAGATATTTTACAGCAATATTTTGCCGACTTTATTCTATTCTTTTTTCCAGAAGCTTATGTAGAAATCGATTGGAGTCGAGGATTTGAGTTTTTAGACAACGAACTACAACAAGTGGTACGAGATGCGGAACTAGGACGAAGATTGGTTGATAAGCTAGTTAAGATTTATCGTCTTGATGGCGAAGAAGCTTGGGTTTTGATCCATGTGGAAGTCCAAAGCCAGGAGGAAAGTAATTTTGCCGAACGGATGTTTGTCTACAACTACCGTATTTATGACCGTTATCAGCGTTCTGTGGCTTCTCTAGCTGTCTTAGGAGACGAACGTTCAAATTGGCGACCTAATCAATTTGGCTATCAACTATTTGGTTGTGAAGTTAGGTTTCAGTTCCCGATAGTGAAATTGCTAGACTACAATCAGAGGTGGTCAGAACTAGAAGTTAGCCGAAATCCTTTTGCTACAGTGGTGATGGCACATTTAAAAGCGCTGGAAACTCGGACTGATAGAAATGAGCGCAAACAGTGGAAACTGAATCTGAGTAAAAGGTTATACGAGCAAGGTTACGAAAGGCAAGATATTATCAATCTTTTTAAGTTTATTGATTGGATGATGACTTTATCTGAAGAGTTGCAACAGCAGTTTGAACGGGAGTTAAACCAATACGAGGAGGCGCAGAAAATGCCATATATTAGTAATTTTGAGAGAAGAGCAATCCAAAAAGGAATTGAACAAGGAATTGAACAAGGAATTGAGCAAGGAATCGAGCAAGGAATCGAGCAAAGCAAAGCTGAGATGAAGCAAGTGCTATTAGAAAGCATTGAAGTGAATTTAGAGTTAAAATTCGGCTCTATGGGTTTAAGTTTGTTACCAGAAATTTCCCAGATAGAAGATATGGAGCAATTAAGAGCAATTCAAAGGAGAATGAAAACAGTTAATACACTGGATGAGTTGCGTCATATTTATCGTTCAAACTGA
- a CDS encoding WD40 repeat domain-containing protein, which yields MTEREPDLTEIIKEFSSLQERVSKLENNGKTESFSQKDVKINGNVEVVQATRIDLSELKLLELYHDCPQILEIIAIRVNLTADSYRQTSEEKIFLEKVANGNYWVMAAQNDDYWLFPHIKLSLNIHKVKTIKQLFNCSGEAKKDFIVTKAAKVSLMPSGQEWKLEKKGDLEFTDSPFVKQQSEIEKVDRKYRKLEGEVVKANRQQHLLELKLEKALELLKKYGLEIKNLKSQVYDLKKNLEYQFATGTKQQQLVSIYNKNPQTLSNQIILVSETSNSINQRHIGNSKQVEFVNNINGIYWIISVEDEHYLVHDKSQFQINEHNLKTVEAMFKYSHYQAGKSQEIELIKPARVCSIGENMWRLLEKGVFKFKNDDLEVQITEEIDDLDWEEIDKIEILEIREEVEQQEETLPQVQLIRTLTGHTKAVRSLAISRWEADNHKQILASGSFDQTIKLWELKSGEQIGTLTAGEMVNALALTLDGKTLVANSRQDSLEVWNLYNAKRTTIGEHTDWIFSLVLSLDGEIIASGSRDETIKIWDLETQELVQTLTGNCQGALAIAIAPDNHTLVSSCGDKAIRIWNLETGALIATYCQPELIWSLVITPDGKTLICGSRDRTISLLDLNTGAVKSTLMGHTEPVWCLAIAPDGKTLASGSGDRTIKLWNLNRGELITTLNEHTDEVYTLAIASDSKTLVSGSRDNTIKIWQL from the coding sequence ATGACTGAACGCGAGCCAGATCTTACAGAAATTATTAAAGAATTTTCTTCTTTACAAGAGCGCGTATCAAAATTAGAAAATAATGGCAAAACTGAAAGTTTTAGCCAAAAAGATGTCAAAATAAATGGCAATGTGGAAGTTGTTCAAGCCACCCGAATCGACTTATCTGAACTTAAGTTATTGGAACTATATCATGACTGTCCGCAAATATTAGAAATTATAGCTATTAGAGTTAACTTAACTGCGGATAGCTATCGTCAAACAAGTGAAGAGAAAATATTTTTAGAAAAAGTTGCTAACGGTAATTATTGGGTTATGGCTGCCCAGAATGATGATTACTGGCTATTTCCTCATATCAAGCTTAGCCTGAATATTCATAAAGTCAAGACGATTAAACAGTTATTCAACTGTTCTGGAGAAGCAAAAAAAGACTTTATTGTCACCAAAGCAGCTAAAGTTTCTTTAATGCCTAGCGGACAAGAGTGGAAGTTAGAAAAGAAAGGAGATCTAGAATTTACAGATTCTCCATTCGTGAAACAACAATCAGAAATAGAAAAAGTAGATCGAAAATATAGAAAGCTTGAAGGTGAAGTAGTCAAAGCAAATCGCCAACAACATTTACTCGAATTAAAGCTAGAAAAAGCTTTGGAATTACTCAAGAAGTATGGATTGGAAATCAAGAATCTTAAAAGTCAAGTTTACGATCTGAAAAAAAATTTAGAATATCAATTTGCTACAGGTACAAAACAGCAACAATTAGTCTCGATATATAATAAAAATCCTCAAACTTTATCAAATCAAATAATACTAGTTTCCGAGACTTCTAATAGTATCAATCAGCGCCATATCGGAAATAGTAAACAAGTTGAGTTTGTGAATAATATTAATGGGATATATTGGATAATTAGCGTAGAAGATGAACATTACCTAGTTCACGATAAAAGTCAATTTCAGATTAATGAACATAACTTGAAAACGGTAGAAGCTATGTTTAAATATAGTCACTATCAAGCTGGAAAGTCTCAAGAAATAGAGTTAATTAAACCAGCTAGAGTATGTTCTATCGGCGAAAATATGTGGAGACTGTTAGAAAAAGGAGTTTTCAAGTTTAAAAATGATGATTTGGAAGTGCAAATAACAGAAGAAATAGATGATTTAGACTGGGAAGAAATAGATAAAATTGAAATTTTAGAAATTAGAGAGGAAGTGGAACAACAGGAAGAAACCCTTCCTCAAGTACAATTGATACGTACTCTGACTGGACATACCAAAGCGGTGCGATCGCTCGCCATTAGTCGCTGGGAAGCAGATAACCACAAGCAAATCCTAGCTAGTGGAAGTTTTGACCAAACTATCAAGCTATGGGAACTCAAGAGTGGAGAACAGATCGGAACTCTGACAGCAGGAGAAATGGTAAATGCTCTAGCACTCACGCTTGATGGTAAAACCCTAGTAGCTAACAGCAGACAGGATTCCCTCGAAGTCTGGAACTTATACAATGCCAAGCGTACCACTATTGGAGAACATACAGACTGGATTTTTAGCCTGGTTCTTAGCTTAGATGGTGAAATTATCGCCAGTGGTTCTCGCGATGAAACCATCAAGATTTGGGATCTGGAAACTCAGGAACTGGTACAAACCCTCACTGGTAATTGTCAAGGCGCACTAGCCATTGCGATCGCCCCCGATAATCATACCCTAGTTAGTAGTTGCGGTGACAAAGCCATTAGAATTTGGAACCTGGAAACTGGCGCTTTAATTGCCACCTACTGTCAACCAGAGTTAATTTGGAGTCTTGTCATTACTCCAGATGGCAAAACCTTGATTTGCGGGAGTCGCGATCGCACTATCTCCCTATTAGATCTCAATACAGGGGCAGTAAAATCTACCCTGATGGGTCATACTGAACCAGTATGGTGTCTGGCGATCGCACCCGACGGGAAGACATTAGCTAGTGGTAGTGGCGATCGCACCATTAAGTTATGGAATCTCAATCGTGGCGAATTAATTACCACTTTAAACGAGCATACAGATGAAGTCTACACGCTGGCGATCGCTTCAGATAGCAAAACCCTAGTCAGTGGTAGTCGAGACAATACCATCAAGATTTGGCAACTCTAA
- a CDS encoding prolipoprotein diacylglyceryl transferase, translated as MEFPVYIWLGNWRIHPHLLFESLAYATAFRLLLFNSRRGTLKDSQKTSLIVGGMVGALVGAKLLVILQHIYLLWEDWRLWLLLLVQGKTVVGALLGGILGVEFTKKLIGVKQSTGDVFVYPLILGTAIGRIGCFLTGLSDRTYGIATSLPWGVDFGDGIFRHPTQLYEIIFLLLLIVYLKFRSRYQIQVGDLFKFYVVSYLIFRLLIDFIKPDFHAVWRMSAIQFACLLGIIYYRDSLIKLSKFMKKSDSDS; from the coding sequence ATGGAATTTCCAGTTTATATTTGGTTAGGTAACTGGCGCATTCATCCTCATCTATTATTTGAATCATTAGCTTATGCAACAGCTTTTCGTTTGCTGTTGTTTAATTCTCGTCGCGGTACTCTAAAAGATAGTCAAAAAACATCACTAATTGTTGGTGGAATGGTAGGTGCATTAGTCGGTGCGAAGCTACTAGTAATTCTGCAACATATCTATTTGCTTTGGGAAGATTGGCGACTGTGGTTGTTATTATTAGTTCAAGGTAAAACCGTCGTTGGTGCTTTGTTAGGTGGAATTCTTGGGGTGGAATTCACCAAGAAGTTAATTGGGGTGAAACAATCGACAGGTGATGTGTTTGTTTATCCCCTAATTTTAGGAACGGCGATTGGGAGAATTGGTTGTTTCTTGACAGGATTGAGCGATCGCACTTACGGTATTGCTACTAGTTTACCTTGGGGTGTAGACTTTGGCGACGGTATTTTTCGACACCCCACTCAGTTATACGAAATTATCTTTCTCCTCCTTTTAATCGTATACCTCAAATTCCGCAGTCGCTATCAAATTCAAGTAGGCGATTTATTTAAATTCTATGTGGTTAGCTACTTGATTTTCCGCTTGTTAATTGATTTTATCAAACCCGATTTTCATGCTGTTTGGAGAATGAGTGCGATTCAATTTGCTTGTTTATTGGGAATAATTTATTATCGCGATAGTCTAATTAAATTGAGTAAGTTTATGAAGAAATCTGATAGTGACAGTTAA
- a CDS encoding RtcB family protein, which yields MPYEKLSLSTPNPVLSWANHPLAKDESKMAQNVASLPFVFKHVALMPDVHLGKGALVGSVIATKEAIMPAAVGVDIGCGMCAIATPFDGDKLEGKLKKIRLEIEAAIPTGFNENKEIEKTVTNWQNWTDFKELHPGVQHLENKALKQMGSLGGGNHFIEVCLDSKNKVWLMLHSGSRHIGNILAQSHINTAKELAKLAELRLPDPDLAYFVAGTPEFAAYWRDLQWAQNYARYNREVMMARFQRIIEKHLAGGKQTKPLLTVNCHHNYAEKEVHFGEDVYVTRKGAVRAQTEDYGIIPGSMGAKSFIVKGKGNHESYCSCSHGAGRLMSRNKAKLNFTLDDLINQTQGVECRKDDGVLDEIPGAYKPIDEVMNNQSDLVEIVATLKQVVCVKG from the coding sequence ATGCCCTACGAAAAATTATCCCTATCTACACCTAACCCAGTCTTATCTTGGGCAAATCACCCACTGGCTAAAGATGAAAGTAAAATGGCGCAAAATGTCGCCTCATTGCCATTTGTGTTTAAACACGTCGCTTTAATGCCGGATGTACACTTAGGTAAAGGGGCGCTAGTCGGTTCTGTAATTGCCACTAAAGAAGCAATAATGCCTGCTGCTGTGGGCGTGGATATTGGTTGTGGGATGTGCGCGATCGCCACTCCTTTTGATGGCGATAAACTAGAAGGTAAATTAAAGAAAATTCGCCTAGAAATTGAAGCGGCAATTCCCACCGGATTTAACGAAAATAAAGAGATTGAAAAGACTGTTACTAACTGGCAAAATTGGACTGATTTTAAAGAACTACATCCAGGGGTTCAACACTTAGAAAATAAAGCCCTCAAGCAAATGGGTTCTTTGGGAGGTGGCAATCATTTCATCGAAGTTTGTTTAGACAGCAAAAACAAAGTTTGGCTGATGTTACATTCTGGTTCTCGCCACATCGGCAATATACTAGCTCAATCTCATATAAATACAGCGAAAGAGTTAGCTAAGTTGGCAGAACTGCGCTTACCCGATCCAGATTTAGCGTACTTTGTTGCTGGAACCCCTGAATTTGCCGCTTACTGGCGAGACTTGCAATGGGCGCAAAATTACGCTCGTTACAATCGAGAAGTAATGATGGCTCGGTTCCAAAGAATTATCGAAAAACATTTAGCTGGTGGGAAGCAAACTAAACCTTTACTAACTGTTAATTGTCATCACAATTATGCGGAAAAAGAAGTACATTTTGGCGAAGATGTCTATGTAACTCGCAAAGGTGCAGTACGCGCTCAAACTGAAGATTACGGGATTATTCCTGGTTCAATGGGAGCTAAATCTTTCATTGTTAAAGGTAAAGGTAACCATGAAAGTTACTGTAGCTGTTCCCACGGTGCAGGTAGGTTAATGTCTCGAAATAAAGCCAAACTCAATTTTACTCTTGACGATCTGATTAACCAAACTCAAGGAGTAGAATGTCGCAAAGATGATGGTGTTTTAGACGAGATTCCTGGAGCTTATAAACCTATAGATGAAGTGATGAATAATCAATCCGATTTGGTAGAAATAGTTGCTACCTT
- a CDS encoding lipid-A-disaccharide synthase yields MSKVDILILSNGPGELVTWVRPVVRSLRQLLGDRIRISVILSPCTHATGKEADIASSYPEVDRVQAASDFWRFLVLGKTAANWDWYSQGIVLFLGGDQFFTVVIAKRLGYQSVVYAEWDARWLRWIDCFGVMNQQVVDKVPQQYRHKLTVVGDLMASAAAEMTMANLNADRVEAKTQRQGDNQVTSSVSKKIIPQIASIESIENNNLGSEKTPEIIGLLPGSKAAKLAQGVPLVLAIAERIHAAKPQTKFVIPVAPTLDLSTLAHFADLESNPVIKLVDGVSAKLITSETSPPYLETENGLKVELFTDFPAYNLLSKCSLCLTTVGANTAELGSLGIPAIVLLPSNQLDAMRAWDGLPGLLVNLPFIGSPIAKLTNALFFKFTKGKLFAWPNIWAKREIVPELVGKLHPQPIADLVLDYLNSPEKLQKMREELQSIRGKSGAPQKLADLVISVINQT; encoded by the coding sequence ATGTCAAAAGTCGATATCCTAATTCTTTCCAATGGCCCTGGAGAGTTGGTAACCTGGGTTAGACCAGTAGTGCGATCGCTGCGTCAACTTTTAGGCGATCGCATCCGCATTTCAGTTATACTTTCTCCTTGTACTCATGCTACTGGCAAAGAGGCAGATATTGCTAGTAGTTACCCAGAAGTAGATCGAGTTCAAGCTGCATCGGATTTTTGGCGCTTTCTAGTTTTAGGAAAGACAGCAGCTAATTGGGATTGGTACAGCCAAGGTATAGTTTTATTTTTAGGCGGAGATCAGTTTTTTACAGTAGTTATAGCCAAGCGTTTGGGTTACCAAAGTGTAGTTTACGCTGAATGGGATGCCCGTTGGTTGAGGTGGATTGACTGTTTTGGGGTGATGAATCAGCAGGTGGTAGATAAAGTTCCCCAGCAGTATCGTCATAAGTTGACTGTGGTGGGAGATTTGATGGCTTCAGCAGCAGCAGAGATGACGATGGCGAATTTAAATGCGGATCGAGTTGAAGCAAAGACGCAAAGACAAGGAGATAACCAGGTTACATCCTCAGTGTCAAAAAAGATTATACCTCAGATTGCTAGTATTGAAAGCATTGAAAACAATAATTTAGGTTCTGAAAAAACGCCAGAAATTATCGGTTTACTTCCAGGTTCCAAAGCTGCAAAATTAGCCCAAGGAGTACCTTTAGTATTGGCGATCGCCGAACGCATCCACGCAGCTAAACCCCAAACCAAGTTTGTCATTCCAGTGGCACCAACTCTGGATTTATCTACTTTAGCTCACTTTGCCGATCTAGAATCTAATCCTGTTATTAAATTAGTTGATGGGGTGAGTGCAAAATTAATTACTTCTGAAACCAGTCCACCCTATTTAGAAACAGAAAATGGTTTGAAGGTAGAACTATTTACAGATTTTCCCGCCTATAATTTGTTATCAAAATGCAGTTTGTGTTTGACTACTGTAGGCGCGAATACGGCTGAATTAGGTTCGTTAGGAATTCCTGCGATCGTGTTATTACCAAGCAACCAATTAGATGCCATGCGCGCTTGGGATGGATTGCCTGGGTTATTAGTTAATTTACCTTTTATTGGTTCTCCCATAGCCAAACTAACTAATGCACTTTTCTTCAAGTTTACCAAAGGAAAATTGTTTGCATGGCCCAATATTTGGGCGAAAAGAGAAATCGTTCCCGAACTAGTTGGTAAACTCCATCCTCAACCAATCGCAGATCTAGTTTTAGATTATTTAAATTCACCAGAAAAGTTACAAAAAATGCGAGAAGAATTACAAAGCATTAGAGGTAAATCTGGCGCACCACAAAAACTTGCAGATTTAGTTATATCTGTCATCAATCAAACTTAA
- a CDS encoding radical SAM protein: MPTRPYLFYALTNSVCSQCLVKAEAKIIFRDDCVYLVKHCFDHGCEEVLIADDVEYYKKCQDFIKPGDLPLKFNTPIKYGCPYDCGLCPDHEQHSCLTLVEVTDKCNLDCPICYADSGVAEVSDNTNQTRQHRSLLEIEGMLDAIVANEGEPQIVQLSGGEPTIHPEFFEIMDLAKSKPIKHLMINTNGIRIANDKSFCDRLSQYLPGIEVYLQFDSLETTALQDLRGVDLREVRKRAIAHLNEFNISTTLVVTLKKGLNNHEIGKIIDYALQQKCVRGVTFQPIQAAGRLEGFNPKTDRYTLTEVRREILEQSPHFKPEDILPVPCHPDCLAMAYALKIDGKVIPLTGLFEPNKFVEIMPNSVLYEQNEELKTKLFDLFSTSHSPASSVNSLKQLLCCLPMLPVPEGITYENVFRVMIVQFLDPYNFDVRSVKRSCIHIVHPDGRIIPFDTFNMFYREGSIGYELINRIQA; the protein is encoded by the coding sequence ATGCCAACTCGTCCCTATCTATTTTATGCTTTAACAAATAGTGTTTGTTCTCAGTGTTTAGTTAAAGCAGAAGCAAAAATCATTTTCCGTGATGATTGTGTTTATTTAGTTAAGCATTGTTTCGATCATGGATGTGAAGAAGTTCTAATTGCAGACGATGTTGAATACTATAAGAAATGCCAAGATTTTATTAAACCTGGAGATTTACCACTTAAATTTAATACACCTATTAAATATGGATGTCCTTACGATTGCGGATTGTGTCCAGATCACGAACAACATAGCTGTTTGACATTAGTTGAAGTTACAGATAAATGCAATCTTGATTGTCCAATTTGTTATGCAGATTCTGGAGTTGCAGAGGTTTCAGATAATACTAATCAAACCCGTCAGCATCGCAGTTTACTAGAAATTGAAGGGATGTTGGATGCGATTGTAGCCAACGAAGGCGAACCTCAAATTGTCCAACTTAGTGGTGGCGAACCAACCATTCATCCAGAGTTTTTTGAGATTATGGATTTGGCAAAAAGTAAGCCAATCAAACATTTAATGATCAATACAAATGGCATCCGCATAGCTAATGATAAATCTTTTTGCGATCGCCTCAGCCAATACTTACCTGGGATTGAAGTTTATTTGCAGTTTGATAGTCTGGAAACTACAGCACTCCAAGATTTGAGAGGAGTAGATTTAAGGGAAGTGAGGAAAAGAGCGATCGCTCATCTCAATGAGTTTAACATTTCTACGACTTTAGTAGTTACTTTAAAAAAAGGTTTGAATAATCACGAGATTGGCAAAATAATTGACTATGCCTTACAGCAAAAATGTGTCAGGGGAGTCACATTTCAACCAATTCAAGCAGCAGGACGTTTGGAAGGTTTTAATCCCAAAACCGATAGATATACGTTAACAGAAGTGCGGCGAGAAATATTAGAACAAAGTCCTCATTTCAAACCAGAAGATATTCTTCCAGTTCCCTGTCATCCCGATTGTTTGGCGATGGCTTATGCACTTAAAATTGATGGTAAAGTTATTCCTTTGACGGGTTTGTTTGAACCAAACAAGTTTGTCGAAATTATGCCTAACTCTGTTTTATACGAACAAAATGAAGAACTAAAAACTAAGCTTTTCGATCTATTTTCTACGAGTCATTCGCCAGCATCATCAGTCAATTCTTTAAAACAGTTACTCTGCTGTTTGCCAATGTTACCAGTTCCCGAAGGAATTACTTACGAAAATGTGTTTCGGGTAATGATAGTTCAATTTCTAGATCCATATAACTTTGATGTTCGTTCAGTCAAACGTTCTTGCATTCATATCGTGCATCCAGATGGTAGGATTATTCCATTTGATACATTTAATATGTTTTACAGAGAGGGAAGTATTGGTTATGAGTTAATCAATCGAATCCAGGCTTAA
- a CDS encoding histidine phosphatase family protein, protein MCLKIYFLRHGETTYSIGGGFCGDLDPELTPSGLKMAQGFADTYSSTPWTAIYASPKQRAVATAKPLCQALNIEMQLRDGLKEIAFGEWEGKTVEQVKQEYAEDYISWMTEPAWNPPPGGETSVEIASRASLVIAEIQQNYLTGNVLVVSHKATIRIMLCSLLGIDLGRYRDRINVLAASLSIVKFDTYGPLLEVLGDRYHLPLELRQREGT, encoded by the coding sequence ATGTGTTTAAAAATCTACTTTCTACGCCACGGAGAGACGACTTATAGTATAGGTGGTGGGTTTTGTGGAGATTTAGATCCAGAACTCACACCATCGGGTTTAAAAATGGCACAAGGGTTTGCAGATACCTACAGTTCTACACCTTGGACAGCAATCTATGCAAGTCCCAAACAGCGCGCAGTTGCTACCGCCAAACCTTTATGCCAAGCTTTGAATATTGAGATGCAACTCAGAGATGGTTTGAAAGAAATTGCGTTTGGAGAGTGGGAAGGAAAAACCGTTGAACAAGTAAAGCAAGAATATGCAGAAGATTATATCAGTTGGATGACTGAACCTGCTTGGAACCCACCACCAGGAGGGGAAACATCTGTGGAAATTGCCAGTCGCGCTTCTTTGGTAATTGCGGAAATTCAGCAAAACTATCTAACAGGTAACGTTCTCGTCGTCTCTCACAAGGCAACAATTCGGATTATGCTGTGTAGTCTTTTGGGAATAGACTTGGGAAGATACCGCGATCGCATTAATGTCTTGGCAGCTTCCCTCAGTATAGTTAAGTTTGACACTTATGGTCCACTTTTGGAAGTGTTGGGCGATCGCTACCACCTACCATTAGAACTACGTCAGCGCGAAGGAACATAA